The Klebsiella sp. RIT-PI-d genomic sequence GGTGTAGGATTCCGCCGCCTGCGCCATCGGTAACCCGTGCTGCAACACCCCGACCAGCAGGCCGCCAATCACGTTGATGACCATGATCAGGATCCCGGCGACCGCATCACCGCGCACGAATTTACTTGCACCGTCCATCGAACCGTAGAAATCGGCTTCCTGAGTCACATCCGAGCGGCGCTTTTTCGCTTCGTCTTCACCAATCAGTCCGGCGTTCAGATCGGCATCAATGGCCATCTGTTTGCCCGGCATCCCGTCCAGCACAAAACGCGCACCCACTTCCGCAATACGTCCGGCCCCTTTGGTAATGACCATGAAGTTGATGATAACGAGAATAATAAAAACTACGATACCGATAGCAAAATTGCCGCCGACAAGAAAGTGGCCGAAGGCTTCAACCACTTTTCCCGCCGCCGCACCGCCGGTATGACCGTCCATCAGGATAATACGCGTTGATGCCACGTTGAGCGCCAGGCGCAGCAGCGTGGTAAACAGCAGAATGGTTGGAAATGCCGCGAACTCCAGCGTGCGCTGAGTAAACATCGCCACCAGCAACACCATGATCGACAGCGCAATGTTAAAGGTAAACAGCATATCCAGCACAAAGGCGGGCAGCGGCAATACCATCATCGACAGGATCAGTAAAATCAGTACCGGTCCGGCCAGCACCTGCCATTGGGTCGATTTCAGGTTGTTGGGCAGTCGTAACATTGCCACCAGGTTAGCCATCAGTGTCCTTCTCATTCATAAAATCCAGCGCCTCTGGCACCGGAAGATTTTCAGGTTTTTGCGGGCGTTGCCCACCCGCCAGTCGCCAGCGTTTAAGCTGCCAGACCCAGGCCAGCACTTCCGCAACGGCCGCATAGAGCTGGCCTGGAATTTGCTGACCAATTTCTGCATGTCGGTAAAGGGCACGCGCCAGCGGCGGCGCTTCCAGTACCGGCACCCGATGTTCAGCCGCCAGCTCGCGGATGCGCAGCGCCACCAGCCCCGCCCCTTTTGCCACCACTTTCGGCGCGCTCATTTTGCTTTCGTCATACTGCAACGCCACCGAGTAATGGGTGGGGTTAGTCACGATCACGTCCGCTTTCGGCACATCGGCCATCATCCGTCGCCGGGCCGCCGCCCGCTGCATCTGACGAATGCGCCCCTTCACGTGCGGGTCGCCTTCGCTTTGTTTGAATTCGTCACGAATGTCCTGGCGTGACATACGTAGTTTTTTAATATGACTGTGGATTTGCCAGAAGACATCGAAACCCACCATCGGGATCACCCCGAGGGCCACCAGCAGTGCGCACAGGCCAACCAGATTTAGCGCATTACCCATCGCCGTTAACGGCGACTGGCTGATTAAATGCATCATATCCGGCCAGTGTGACCAGAGGTAAAACCCGGTCACACTGCCTACCAGCGCCGCTTTCAGCAGCGCTTTCACCAGCTCCGCCGCCGACTGCGCAGAGAACATGCGTTTAATACCGGGTAAAGGATTGAGTTTATCGAGCTTTAAGGAGAGCGATTTTCCGCTAAATACCAGACCGCCAAGCATCACCGGGCCAATAAGCGCCACCACGACCACCCCGGCGATCAGCGGTAAAAGTCCCAGCATCGCCTCGCGGATCAGGAGGATAATTTGCCCGAGAATGAGATTCGGATCGTTGATGATACGGTGATCAAAGCGCAGTCCCGATGACAGCAGCGCCGCCAGCCTGCGTGCCAGCGATTCGCCGCCAATCCAGATAATGCAGACGCCGACCAGTAAGATCAGCAGCGAGGTTAACTCGCGGGATCGGGGGATCTGCCCTTCCTCACGCGCTTTTTCAAGTCGCTGGGGTGTGGGGGATTCTGTTTTGTCGTCGTTATCTTCAGCCACGCGTTCTATTCATCCTGCTTTACCCGCAATCATGATGCCAGAATCGCTGCGGGCTAATGCGCTGAATAGCTATGCGAAAAAGGGCCTTTTCAGGCCCTTTAAGGTTGATGACAAATCCGGCTTGCCGTTTCGCCAAGTGTGACTTTACTCTGCCCCTGAGCGGAAAAAATATTAATATCAATACTTTATTAGCTACAGGCAGACATGTGCTGACGCAAAACGGTTAAAAGCCCAGGCTATCCAGCAGGTCGTCCACCTGATCCTGACTGGCCACCACGCCCACTTTAGAGGCGTCAACCTGCGGACCGTTGAGCAGGCTGTCGTTCTCACGTTTTGCTCGCGCGCCCGGCTCCGGCATGTTCTCCAGCAGCACCATTAACAACTGACGCTCAATTTCCTGGATAACGTCCATCATTCGCTTGATGACCTGCCCGGTCAGATCCTGGAAGTCCTGCGCCATCATGATTTCCAGCAGCTGCGCGTTGGTAAAGCTGGTGTGACCCGGCACGTCGGCCAGGTAACTGCGCGTATCGGTCACCAGTTCGCGTGCATCGGCCAGCTCAATGGGATTTTCAAACCACTCATCCCAGCGCCCGGACAGCGCTTTGGCCTGCGTTTCCATCTGATTCTGGTGAGGCTGTGACAGCTCCACGCAGTTCAACGCGCGTTCGGCCGCCTGCGCGGTCATTTGCACAACATAATCAAGACGATCGCGGGCATCAGGAATCGCTTCCGCCGCTTCGGCAATCGCCTGGTCCAGACCCAGTTCACGCAGACTGTCGCGCAACATACGGGTTAAGCTACCGATGCGGGCAATAATATCCCCGGCTGAATGTTCTTCAGCAAGATTAAAAGATTGCATCATAACAATTCCTTACATGCCAAGTTTCTCGAAAATCTTATTCAGCTTTTCTTCCAGAGTGGCTGCGGTAAATGGTTTAACGACGTAGCCGCTGGCCCCCGCCTGCGCGGCCGCAATGATATTTTCTTTTTTGGCTTCTGCCGTCACCATCAGTACCGGCATGGATGACATTGCGCCGTCAGCACGAATGGTTTTTAACAGCTCCAGACCGTCCATGTTGGGCATGTTCCAGTCGGAGATCACAAAACCGAAACCACCCGCCTGCAATTTATTCAGTGCGTCAACGCCGTCTTCTGCTTCTTCAACGTTGTTAAAACCCAGCTCTTTAAGCAGGTTACGCACAATGCGACGCATGGTGGAAAAGTCATCCACAACCAGAAACCTGAGCTCTTTATCCGCCATAAAATACTACTCCTCGTTAAATACGTATTGCCTGTCCGGCACTGATTTTCGCCAGCATTTGCTGGCTTATCTGACTAAGATCGACCACTTCGCTCACGCCACCACTATTGATAGCTTCGCGCGGCATGCCGAACACCACACAACTTGCCTCGTTCTGGGCAATGGTCCAGGCACCCGCCTCGTGCATTGCCCGCATTCCGACCGCGCCATCGTTACCCATCCCCGTCAGGATCACCCCGACGGCGTTGCGTCCCGCGTATTTGGCTACCGAGTGAAACAACACATCGACAGATGGGCGATGTCGGTTAACCGGCGGGCCGTCATGAATTTTGATTTGATAGTTGGCCCCGCTGCGCGCCAGTTCCATATGCTTATCGCCCGGCGCAATGTAGGCATGCCCTGGCAACACGCGCTCGCCATCTTCGGCCTCTTTAACGCTTATTTGGCACAGCTTATTAAGCCGCTCGGCAAATGAACGGGTAAAACCCGGCGGCATATGCTGGGTAATTAATACCGCAGGACTGGAGAGCGGCAGCGGCTGGAGTACGTGACGGATAGCCTCGGTGCCGCCAGTAGATGCGCCAATGACCATCAGTTTTTCAGAGCTGAGCAGCGGCCCTGCCTTGAGCGTTACCGGTGCGGCAATCGGTTTATTCGCCGCCAGTTTCGCTCGCGACGCGGTACGGACTTTATCAGCGATCATCTCACTGTAGGCCAGCATCCCTTCACGAATGCCCAACTGCGGTTTGGTCACAAAGTCGATGGCTCCAAGCTCCAGCGCGCGCAGGGTCACTTCCGAGCCTTTGCCGGTCAGAGAGGAAACCATTACCACCGGCATCGGCCGCAGGCGCATTAATTTTTCCAGGAAATCCAGTCCGTCCATGCGCGGCATTTCAACGTCGAGGGTCAGCACATCAGGATTGTATTTCTTGATCAAATCCCGTGCTACCAGCGGGTCGGGCGCGGTAGCTACCATTTCCATGTCGCTGTGACTGTTAATGATTTCCGTCATGATTTGGCGCATTAGCGCCGAATCGTCTACGGAAAGCACCCTGATTTTGCTCATGCTTTCTCCTTACTCAGCGCATAAACCGTCTGCCCACGCAGCGTGAATTCGCGCGCCAGCTGGCTGAAATTCTCCGAATGTCCGGCGAACAGTAGCCCGTCGGGTTTGAGCAGCGGGACAAAGCGACGCAAAATGTCCTGCTGCGTCGTTTTATCAAAATAAATCATTACGTTACGGCAGAAGATCGCATCAAACGGCCCCTGCACGTTGTACTGTTTTTCGAGCAGATTTAACGGCGCAAACTCAACATAGTTCGCCAGCTCCTGACGGACCCGCACCAGCCCGGAATGCGGTCCGGTACCGCGCATGAAGTAGCGCTGAAGCTGCTGTGGCGACAGCGTTTTTAACTCTTCCTGACGATAGATACCCTCTTGCGCTTTACGCAGGACCTCGGTGTCTATGTCGCTGCCATAAACTTTCCAGCGGCCCGGCGCGGTGCCCAGCGTATCGGCCAGGGTGATCGCCAGCGAGTAGGGCTCTTCGCCGGTGGAGGCTGCCGCGCTCCAGACGCGATACTCGCCCTGCCGCTTACGCGCATGTTCCGCCAGCACCGGGAAGTGATGCCCTTCGCGGAAGAATGCCGTCAGGTTAGTGGTCAGGGAGTTAATAAATGCCTGCCACTCTGCGCTGTTAGGATTCGCTTCCAGCATGCCCAGATAATGACCAAAATCTTCCAGCCCCAGGGTCCGTAAACGGCGCACCAGACGGTTGTAGACCATGTCACGTTTGTGGTCCGCCAGCACAATTCCTGCTCGCTGGTAAATCAACTGACATATCCGACGAAAATGGGTGTCGGACAGCGCGAGGCGCTGAGTCATCTGCATAAGTAACGACGTTTGCCCGGCGGGCAGCGATGATGTCATGGCGGCTTCTCAATTACCTTCAGGTGATCTGTGACGCAGCTTGCACCGGCGTCCTGGCATCGTGTGTTACGGGTGATGCATCCAGCTGGAAGCGGGATACCAGGGCCGTCATATGATTGGCCTGGCTGGTTAATTCTTCGGTAGCGGCCGCGCCCTCTTCAACCAGGGCGGCATTCTGCTGAGTCACCTGATCCATCTGGCTGACCGCCAGCGCGACCTGTTCAATGCCCCGGCGCTGCTCGTCCGACGCCGAGGCAATTTCGCCCATGATGTCGTTAACCTGGGTCACTGAGCGCACGATCTCACTCAGCGTTTTGGCCGCGACTTCCGCCTGCGCCGATCCTTCATGAACCCGGGATACGGATTCTTCAATTAGCACTTTTATCTCTTTTGCTGCCTGCGCGCTGCGGCTGGCCAGATTACGCACTTCACCTGCGACCACGGCGAAACCGCGTCCCTGTTCGCCCGCGCGTGCTGCCTCTACCGCCGCGTTGAGCGCCAGAATATTGGTCTGAAAGGCAATACCGTCGATAACGCTGATGATATCGCCAATTTTTTGCGAACTGGTTTCGATATCACGCATGGTATCGGCCACGTGCGATGCCTGAGTACCGCCCTTTTGGGCGGTATCGGCTGCGCTGCGCGCCAGTCCTGAAGCCTGACGTGCATTATCGGCGTTCTGTCCGACCGTGGCCGTTAACTGCTCCATACTGGCGGCGGTTTCTGCCAGCGATGCGGCCTGCTGCTCGGTACGTGATGACAGATCGTTATTGCCTTCGGCAATTTCAGAAATGCCGGTATGCATCGCAAAACTGCCCTGCCGCACTTCGCTCACCGTTGCACGCAGCGCCGTTTGCATTGCCAGCAGGCTGGCAAAAATAGCCGATATTTCGTTTTTACCGTACACCGCGACAGGACGCGCAAGATCGCCTTTGGCAATGCTGTCAAAGTGGCTGGAAATTATCGCCAGCGGCTGGACAATCATTCGTCGCGACCAGAATAGCGACGCGGTAGTGATAAGCCCCGCAATAACGATCATCGAAATGAAGATCGCCGCCGACATGTGATAATTGGTTTCGCTGCCCTGGCGAGCCTGCACCGTCAGCCCATCAATGTAGGTCTGCCAGGCCGTAAAGTTTTTCTCAAAGGCCTGCTGAGACTGGTCGACCGGCGCACTCATAAAGTCAGAAAGCTGGTTGCTCTCAAGCCAGGTGGCCTGATGCTCCAGGTCGTTACGCCACGCGCTGAAGCTTTTCTTCGTCTCCGCCTGTAGCATTTTGCCGTTTTCCGTCGCCGCAGGCAGCGCCATCAGTTCAGCAATGTGCTTATCGGCCTGTTTCATACTGTCACGGGCGCGGGTCATCAGCGCTTTAATGTCATCCGGCGGATAGCTCAGGGCCGTCAGCGTACCGGCTTTATTGAGCGAATTACTGGCCGCCAGCATTACCGCCCGGCTCTGCATCAACAGCGTACGCTGTTGATTGCTGCGTTCGATTTGATTAACGTTTTGTACACCATCACGGAACGCCCAAAAGGACAGACCGTTACTTCCTACCTGTAGCAAACCACAGAGAACAAGGATCAAAAACAAGGTGGTCGAGATACGAATACGATTAAACATCAACGCTCCCATTACACGGCAATGCGCCGCCATCACAAAAAATCAAAAGGTTTCCCAGTTATTATCAGCCCCGGCAACCGCCGGGCGTGAATGCGGTGTTGCAGCCATTGGCGGCGGCGATGAAACGATGGCGGTTGCACCAGACGACAGACGAAACGTCGATACCGCCTGAGTCAGTCGGCTGGCCTGCTGTTCCAGTTCGACGGCTGATGCCGCCGATCCCTGCACCAGAGAGGCATTTTGCTGCGTGACGCGATCCATTTCGGCGACCGCCAGCGCCACTTGTTCAATGCCGCGACTTTGCTCATCAGAGGCGGAAGCGATCTCGCCCATAATGTCGGTAACCCGGGTGACGGCAGTGACGATATCCGCCATGGTTTCACCCGCGCTTTCCACCAGCACCGAGCCGGTGTCAACGCGGCTCACCGAGTCGTCAATCAACGCTTTGATTTCTTTTGCCGCCTGCGCGCTGCGGCTGGCGAGGTTGCGCACTTCGCCTGCGACCACGGCAAATCCCCGGCCCTGCTCGCCGGCACGTGCCGCTTCAACGGCTGCGTTAAGCGCAAGAATGTTGGTCTGAAAAGCAATGCCGTCGATGACACTGGTGATGTCAGCGATTTTTTTCGAGCTGGCGGCGATGTCGTGCATCGTATTCACAACGCTATCAACCACTTTCCCCCCGTGGCGAGCCGTGCCGGATGCGCTCTGCGCCAGTTGCGATGCCTGGCGGGCGTTGTCGGCATTTTGTTTCACCGTGGCGGTAAGCTGTTCCATACTGGCGGCAGTCTCTTCCAGCGCGGCAGCCTGCTGTTCGGTACGGGAAGAAAGATCGTGATTGCCACGGGCAATGTCGGTCATCCCGCTATGGATGGCATCCGTTCCACTACGCACGTTAGTGACCGTAGTGATCAACGCTTGCTGCATGTGCTCAACTGTTCCGGCAAGCTGAGCCATTTCGTTACGCCCGGAAAGCATCACTGGCCGGGTGAGATCGCCGCTGGCGATGTGGCGCAGATGGCTGATAATGGCGGCCAGCGGCGCGAGCAAGGTATGGCGAATGGCGTACCAGACGCCGACCAGCACCATCACCAGAACGACCGCAAGGATCGCCAGTTGCCACTGGGCAAAACGGTAATCCTGCGCGCTGGCGGTGAAGGCGTCGTGGTACAGCGTTTCGCTCAGGGCCGCGTACCGGGTCATCGCCTCGCCCATCGCATTTTGCATCCCCTGAGTGGGCTGCGCAAAATAGGCATCCATTTGACCGTTTTCCAGAAACTGAATCAGTTCGCTGAGTGCGGTGCGGTATTTCTGATAGCTGGCGTCCAGCGTCTGGCTGGCTGCCAGCATCTCTGCCGGCTGTGGCGTACGCTGGAAGAGCGCGTAATGTCTGCCCGCGTCCTCAAGCGTACTGCGGGCATTTTTCAGCAGATCCGTTTTGGCACCGCTCTGCTGGTTTGCCGCATCCATCATCATGCGCGCTGACGAGCGGCTAAGGTTGATGCGGGTTTGCAGCATCAGTGCCCAGGTTTTATTGATTTCAGCCTGATGAGTACGCAGATCGTTGGAAAGGATAAAACTGTGCTGATTCTGTTGTAATGATGAAAACAGCAGACCGCCGGACAGCAGTTGCAGGAGCGCGAAGACGCCCAGCACCATCATCAGCAATGTGACAACGCGGATACGATTCAACATACAGCACCTTCTCAATGGCTTGTTATCGAAGTTATCGGCAAGCCGGAAGGGAACTTTATGTTTGCCTTACGGAATAATATTTCATCGTTACGTTCAGAAGACGATATCGATAAGCAGCGTGTCGCTGTAGTCGCCGACCGGCGGAGTGGATTGCCCGCTGAGAATACGGGCGGTGTAGTGGTAAGTCCGCAGCAATCCGTCCTGACTGACGGCGGATGCATCGCTACTGGCCCAGCGCTCCGCCCCGGTACTGCCCCAGCGACTGGTGGTTGCGCCTTTATAGAGATCGTAACTCAGACGGTTAGCGCCAGAGGCCATATTGCGCACGCTGCCGCTGGCCCAGTTGCCATTGTTAATCCCGACGGTATACGTACTGCCTTTAGTACAGGTGATGCCTACAGACTGGGAGATAACCGGAAAATCCCGCACCATGGGCGCGCTGCCGAAGTTGACGTTTGGCGCATTAATCGTAATACAGTCGCTCAGTACGGTAAGATCAACCTGCGTCGAGAGCATTTTAGTGCCGGTTTGCGCCGTCGTGCATATTAAGGATGCCCCCAGCGCGCAGATGCTGTAACTCACCGAGAAATTGAGCGTCACCCGATACGGTCCTGCGCTGACGCTCTGACCACCTGTCAGCCGTAAATAAACCGGCAGCGTATAGCGTTTCACGGCAAGCAGACCCAGGAGCGTATTTCCGCTCCAGGTGTAGCTGCGGGTGGTCAGGGTTTCTGTGGCGGCGGTACAATTCTGCCCGCCGCACAGCCGGACGGGCACGGCATCCGGATTAGCTGGCGCATCGGTGCGCCGCAGGGTAGCGCGGCTATCGGCGCTAAATGAGGCGCTGGAATAAGTGAGCGTTACCGAGTCGTTGGTTAACAGATTAAGCACCGTGTCGCATTCGACGATCAGATTCACCGCCACCTGCGGCTCCGTATTGCTGACGGTAAACGAGGAGAGCGAGCCGAAGGCGGCATTACCAATACTGGCAACGCAGGCGGCGCGTAGTGCCGGACTGAAAAATAAAAGTACAAGTAAAACAATGGACGCCCGTTTCATAAGCGATCGGCCTTACAGGTCAATGGCCCATAGGTACGTAGCTGATGGAGCGGGTTGTCGCGCAGGGTCAGGGTAACATGGCACGTCATCCCGTCAGAGGTTATCACTTTCAGCGTATTAACCTCGCTGAGATTTTCCAGCCACGCAATACCGTCATAGCCCACTACGGTAGCGGGCTGCATATGCCTGTAGACCTGGCTTCCCGGCGGGATATCATCACCGTTTTCATCATGGAGGATCACGCTGGCCACTTTGGTCTGGGTCATCGGAAATTCCACCAGATAACCGCTATTACGGCGCAGGGCTACCCGCTGCTCCGTTTCTTTTAAGCGGGTATCCGCCGGCAAATTCAGCGCGTCGATGCGATAGCTCGCCGGATAATAGGACGATACGCCGCTGACCAGCAGGTAGCCATTTTTGTCCGTTTTCCCCATGGGCTGATTTTCATAACTGACCGGAATATCGGGATAGCCATCGGTGCTGATCACCACAAAAGCGTCGTTAATTTTATTGGCGGTAAAAAACTGGCTGTCCATAAAGACCAGCGATCCCGTCGCCTCACCCCACCATGTCATCATATTCCGCTCGCCGTAGCCGCCGCCCTGCAACTCAACGTAATTATTACGCCAGCCGAGCGAAGCCTGTTGATACTGGCTGGCCTGAGACTGCCTGGCCCACGCCATGTCCCAGCTAAAACCGCCATCGGTAGGCATGGCATGGCTATAGTTAATGCGCTGTGACGTCCCGGCGTCCGGCGTTTTCTCAAGACTCACCCCAACGCCGTCCCGTTCGCCGAACGGGATCTGAATGGACATCGCCAGGGTCCAGTCATCACGCTGCCGATCCTGACTGGCCGCCAGGTAGATACTGCTGCTGCCCCACAGATTGCGGCTCCAGGAGATATTCAGCAGTTCGCTACGCTGCCCGTCAAAACTTTGTACCCCAATCCATGCCGCCCCCACGTTGCCCCATTCATCCAGATTGACAGACAGTGAATACTGATCGGCACTTTTACTCAGGCTGGCGATCGGCTCATTATTGCCTTTCATATTGACGGGTCGATCGTAGTCATAGAGCGCGAGATTGCCAAAATCGGCATCGCGCCGGGTGTGCTGAGTGCCGA encodes the following:
- the cheY gene encoding chemotaxis response regulator CheY, with translation MADKELRFLVVDDFSTMRRIVRNLLKELGFNNVEEAEDGVDALNKLQAGGFGFVISDWNMPNMDGLELLKTIRADGAMSSMPVLMVTAEAKKENIIAAAQAGASGYVVKPFTAATLEEKLNKIFEKLGM
- the cheZ gene encoding protein phosphatase CheZ yields the protein MMQSFNLAEEHSAGDIIARIGSLTRMLRDSLRELGLDQAIAEAAEAIPDARDRLDYVVQMTAQAAERALNCVELSQPHQNQMETQAKALSGRWDEWFENPIELADARELVTDTRSYLADVPGHTSFTNAQLLEIMMAQDFQDLTGQVIKRMMDVIQEIERQLLMVLLENMPEPGARAKRENDSLLNGPQVDASKVGVVASQDQVDDLLDSLGF
- the flhB gene encoding flagellar biosynthesis protein FlhB produces the protein MAEDNDDKTESPTPQRLEKAREEGQIPRSRELTSLLILLVGVCIIWIGGESLARRLAALLSSGLRFDHRIINDPNLILGQIILLIREAMLGLLPLIAGVVVVALIGPVMLGGLVFSGKSLSLKLDKLNPLPGIKRMFSAQSAAELVKALLKAALVGSVTGFYLWSHWPDMMHLISQSPLTAMGNALNLVGLCALLVALGVIPMVGFDVFWQIHSHIKKLRMSRQDIRDEFKQSEGDPHVKGRIRQMQRAAARRRMMADVPKADVIVTNPTHYSVALQYDESKMSAPKVVAKGAGLVALRIRELAAEHRVPVLEAPPLARALYRHAEIGQQIPGQLYAAVAEVLAWVWQLKRWRLAGGQRPQKPENLPVPEALDFMNEKDTDG
- a CDS encoding spore coat U domain-containing protein; the protein is MKRASIVLLVLLFFSPALRAACVASIGNAAFGSLSSFTVSNTEPQVAVNLIVECDTVLNLLTNDSVTLTYSSASFSADSRATLRRTDAPANPDAVPVRLCGGQNCTAATETLTTRSYTWSGNTLLGLLAVKRYTLPVYLRLTGGQSVSAGPYRVTLNFSVSYSICALGASLICTTAQTGTKMLSTQVDLTVLSDCITINAPNVNFGSAPMVRDFPVISQSVGITCTKGSTYTVGINNGNWASGSVRNMASGANRLSYDLYKGATTSRWGSTGAERWASSDASAVSQDGLLRTYHYTARILSGQSTPPVGDYSDTLLIDIVF
- a CDS encoding protein-glutamate methylesterase/protein-glutamine glutaminase, whose protein sequence is MSKIRVLSVDDSALMRQIMTEIINSHSDMEMVATAPDPLVARDLIKKYNPDVLTLDVEMPRMDGLDFLEKLMRLRPMPVVMVSSLTGKGSEVTLRALELGAIDFVTKPQLGIREGMLAYSEMIADKVRTASRAKLAANKPIAAPVTLKAGPLLSSEKLMVIGASTGGTEAIRHVLQPLPLSSPAVLITQHMPPGFTRSFAERLNKLCQISVKEAEDGERVLPGHAYIAPGDKHMELARSGANYQIKIHDGPPVNRHRPSVDVLFHSVAKYAGRNAVGVILTGMGNDGAVGMRAMHEAGAWTIAQNEASCVVFGMPREAINSGGVSEVVDLSQISQQMLAKISAGQAIRI
- the tar gene encoding methyl-accepting chemotaxis protein II, producing MLNRIRVVTLLMMVLGVFALLQLLSGGLLFSSLQQNQHSFILSNDLRTHQAEINKTWALMLQTRINLSRSSARMMMDAANQQSGAKTDLLKNARSTLEDAGRHYALFQRTPQPAEMLAASQTLDASYQKYRTALSELIQFLENGQMDAYFAQPTQGMQNAMGEAMTRYAALSETLYHDAFTASAQDYRFAQWQLAILAVVLVMVLVGVWYAIRHTLLAPLAAIISHLRHIASGDLTRPVMLSGRNEMAQLAGTVEHMQQALITTVTNVRSGTDAIHSGMTDIARGNHDLSSRTEQQAAALEETAASMEQLTATVKQNADNARQASQLAQSASGTARHGGKVVDSVVNTMHDIAASSKKIADITSVIDGIAFQTNILALNAAVEAARAGEQGRGFAVVAGEVRNLASRSAQAAKEIKALIDDSVSRVDTGSVLVESAGETMADIVTAVTRVTDIMGEIASASDEQSRGIEQVALAVAEMDRVTQQNASLVQGSAASAVELEQQASRLTQAVSTFRLSSGATAIVSSPPPMAATPHSRPAVAGADNNWETF
- the cheR gene encoding protein-glutamate O-methyltransferase CheR; translation: MTSSLPAGQTSLLMQMTQRLALSDTHFRRICQLIYQRAGIVLADHKRDMVYNRLVRRLRTLGLEDFGHYLGMLEANPNSAEWQAFINSLTTNLTAFFREGHHFPVLAEHARKRQGEYRVWSAAASTGEEPYSLAITLADTLGTAPGRWKVYGSDIDTEVLRKAQEGIYRQEELKTLSPQQLQRYFMRGTGPHSGLVRVRQELANYVEFAPLNLLEKQYNVQGPFDAIFCRNVMIYFDKTTQQDILRRFVPLLKPDGLLFAGHSENFSQLAREFTLRGQTVYALSKEKA
- the tap gene encoding methyl-accepting chemotaxis protein IV, which gives rise to MFNRIRISTTLFLILVLCGLLQVGSNGLSFWAFRDGVQNVNQIERSNQQRTLLMQSRAVMLAASNSLNKAGTLTALSYPPDDIKALMTRARDSMKQADKHIAELMALPAATENGKMLQAETKKSFSAWRNDLEHQATWLESNQLSDFMSAPVDQSQQAFEKNFTAWQTYIDGLTVQARQGSETNYHMSAAIFISMIVIAGLITTASLFWSRRMIVQPLAIISSHFDSIAKGDLARPVAVYGKNEISAIFASLLAMQTALRATVSEVRQGSFAMHTGISEIAEGNNDLSSRTEQQAASLAETAASMEQLTATVGQNADNARQASGLARSAADTAQKGGTQASHVADTMRDIETSSQKIGDIISVIDGIAFQTNILALNAAVEAARAGEQGRGFAVVAGEVRNLASRSAQAAKEIKVLIEESVSRVHEGSAQAEVAAKTLSEIVRSVTQVNDIMGEIASASDEQRRGIEQVALAVSQMDQVTQQNAALVEEGAAATEELTSQANHMTALVSRFQLDASPVTHDARTPVQAASQIT